A region from the Musa acuminata AAA Group cultivar baxijiao chromosome BXJ1-10, Cavendish_Baxijiao_AAA, whole genome shotgun sequence genome encodes:
- the LOC103969074 gene encoding vacuolar protein sorting-associated protein 22 homolog 1 isoform X1 encodes MLSSLTASLVPPGVIVNTLVLFSLMSTSPAASGIVCTLFHWVIDWINVSMRRRPGIAGLKSAAAARDQYRLVGENVARIRADVMKEQLETFRTQLEDFARKHKNDIRKNPTFRSQFHEMCAKVGVDPLASNKGFWAELLGIGDFYYELGVQIVDICLSTRSHNGGLINLQELCSLLCQRRKVAREAVTEDDCLRAISKLKVLGSGFEVISVGKKKLVRSVPTELNKDHNEILEVAQAQGYVTIEELEKRLSWSSGRAIDALETLLKEGLAMIDDGHRDGKRRYWFPCVASIFSAPGSDGFRSL; translated from the exons ATGCTGTCCTCCCTCACGGCGTCATTGGTCCCTCCAGGAGTCATCGTCAACACACTAGTCCTCTTTTCTTTGATGTCCACTTCGCCTGCTGCGTCTGGAATTGTCTGCACATTGTTTCATTGGGTGATTGATTGGATAAACGT AAGCATGAGGAGAAGACCTGGGATTGCAGGTTTAAAGAGTGCGGCTGCTGCACGG GATCAATATCGACTAGTTGGTGAAAATGTTGCCAGGATCAGGGCAGATGTCATGAAGGAACAGCTCGAAACATTTCGAACTCAGTTAGAGGATTTTGCTCGCAAGCACAAG AATGACATCCGTAAAAACCCCACATTTAGATCACAATTCCATGAGATGTGTGCCAAAGTTGGAGTTGATCCTCTGGCCTCAAACAAGGGATTTTGGGCTGAGTTGCTAGGGATTGGTGACTTCTATTATGAGCTTG GAGTTCAGATTGTAGACATATGCTTGTCAACTAGATCTCACAATGGAGGTTTAATCAACTTGCAAGAGCTCTGTAGTCTTCTTTGTCAGAGGCGTAAAGTTGCTCGGGAGGCTGTTACTGAAGATGACTGCCTCCGTGCTATAAGTAAGCTAAAG GTCCTGGGTAGCGGTTTTGAAGTTATATCAGTTGGCAAGAAAAAGCTTGTTCGTTCGGTGCCTACTGAATTGAACAAGGATCATAATGAAATTCTTGAAGTGGCTCAG GCTCAAGGCTACGTGACCATCGAAGAACTCGAGAAGAGACTTTCCTGGTCCTCTGGTCGTGCGATCGATGCTCTTGAGACTCTGTTGAAG GAAGGTCTTGCCATGATCGACGATGGTCATAGAGATGGAAAGCGTCGGTATTGGTTTCCCTGTGTGGCTTCCATTTTCTCTGCCCCAGGATCAGATGGTTTTAGATCTTTGTAG
- the LOC103969073 gene encoding probable alpha,alpha-trehalose-phosphate synthase [UDP-forming] 9, which yields MPSFSSANLLELVAGDDSDFAASPLRPPILPRLMDAAADYDSPPASPSQRERRIIVSHRLPLRAATDPASPGGLSFSRDPDALALQLHSGLPPAAEVVHVGTLAATVDPVHHAAVSRILFDRFRCLPVFIPADLHRRFYDGFCKHYLWPLLHYLLPLSPSSLGGLPFDRALWLSYLSANKLFADRLIELLNPDDDLVWIHDYHLLALPTFLRRRSPRIKLGFFLHSPFPSSEIFRTIPVRDELLRALLNSDLVGFHTFDYARHFLSSCSRLLGLDYQSKRGYIGIEYYGRTVTVKILPVGIDMGQLKSVISSPETTAKVQELVEAYRDRILMLGVDDVDLFKGIGMKFLAVERLLEEHPQLRGQVVLVQIANPARSQGKDVQEVQDEIGSITKRINERFGRPGYQPIVLIYHAVPTYEKVAFYAVAECCIVNPVRDGMNLVPYDYTVCRHQSPALVHSPKKSMIVVSEFIGCSPSLSGAIRVNPWNVDAVAEAINLAITMPETEKQLRHEKHYKYVSSHDVAYWARSFDQDLQRACKDHFLRRCWGIGFGMSFRVVALGPNFRKLSLEYIVSAYQRTDSRLILLDYDGTMMPHASIVKKPSSEVISVLNGLCSDPKNVVFLVSGRGKDELSGWFAPCEKLGISAEHGYFTRWNKDAPWESCMLSTDFNWKKIAEPVMRLYMEATDGSSIEPKESALVWHHQEADPDFGSCQAKELLDHLENVLANEPVVVKRGQHIVEVNPQGISKGRVVENLMASLLSTGKAPDFLLCIGDDRSDEDMFESISSYTNNSSVPAIAEVFACTVGQKPSKAKYYLDDTVDVMKMLQGLANASSVQPPRPAQLRVSFEGSL from the exons ATGCCCTCCTTCTCCTCCGCCAACCTCCTCGAGCTGGTAGCCGGCGACGACTCCGACTTCGCCGCCTCCCCCCTCCGCCCTCCTATTCTCCCCCGCCTCATGGACGCCGCCGCCGACTATGATAGCCCCCCCGCCTCACCGTCGCAGCGGGAGCGGAGGATCATCGTTTCCCACCGCCTCCCCCTCCGTGCCGCCACTGACCCCGCCTCGCCCGGCGGCCTATCCTTCTCCCGGGACCCCGACGCGCTTGCTCTCCAGCTGCACTCCGGCCTCCCGCCCGCCGCTGAGGTTGTCCATGTCGGCACCCTCGCTGCCACCGTCGACCCCGTCCACCACGCCGCCGTCTCCCGCATCCTCTTCGACCGCTTCCGCTGTCTTCCTGTCTTCATCCCTGCTGACCTCCACCGCCGGTTCTACGACGGGTTTTGCAAGCACTATCTCTGGCCCCTCCTCCACTACCTCCTCCCTCTCTCGCCGTCCTCCCTTGGCGGCCTCCCCTTCGACCGCGCCCTCTGGCTTTCCTACCTCTCCGCCAACAAGCTCTTTGCCGACCGCCTCATCGAGCTCCTCAACCCGGACGACGATCTAGTGTGGATCCACGACTACCACCTCCTCGCCCTCCCGACCTTCCTCCGAAGGCGCTCCCCTCGCATAAAGTTGGGATTTTTCCTCCATTCTCCATTCCCTTCCTCGGAGATCTTCCGAACCATTCCTGTTCGGGATGAGCTCCTCCGGGCCCTCCTTAATTCCGATCTCGTTGGCTTCCACACCTTCGACTATGCCCGCCACTTCCTCTCCTCTTGCTCCCGATTGCTTGGCCTGGATTACCAGTCCAAGAGAGGCTATATTGGCATCGAGTACTATGGAAGGACGGTCACCGTCAAGATCCTCCCTGTTGGGATTGACATGGGTCAACTCAAATCAGTGATATCTTCTCCGGAGACAACTGCCAAAGTCCAAGAGCTCGTCGAGGCTTACAGAGATAGGATCTTGATGCTGGGAGTGGATGATGTTGATCTTTTCAAAGGTATCGGAATGAAGTTTCTTGCCGTGGAGCGGCTATTGGAGGAGCATCCGCAGTTGAGAGGGCAAGTTGTGCTGGTCCAGATCGCTAATCCAGCAAGGAGCCAGGGGAAGGATGTGCAAGAGGTCCAGGATGAGATAGGATCTATCACAAAGAGAATCAATGAACGTTTCGGTAGACCTGGATATCAGCCCATTGTATTGATCTACCATGCTGTACCAACCTATGAGAAGGTTGCCTTTTACGCAGTGGCTGAGTGCTGCATCGTGAATCCTGTTAGAGATGGGATGAATTTGGTCCCATACGACTACACAGTCTGCAGACATCAGAGCCCCGCACTGGTCCATTCTCCCAAGAAAAGTATGATTGTAGTATCAGAATTCATTGGGTGCTCGCCCTCCCTCAGTGGAGCTATTCGGGTCAATCCATGGAATGTGGATGCGGTGGCAGAAGCGATAAATTTGGCCATCACGATGCCGGAGACCGAGAAGCAGCTGCGGCATGAGAAGCATTATAAGTATGTCAGTTCCCACGACGTTGCATATTGGGCAAGGTCCTTCGATCAGGACTTGCAGCGAGCTTGCAAAGATCATTTCCTAAGACGGTGTTGGGGGATTGGATTTGGAATGAGCTTCCGTGTCGTTGCTCTTGGTCCTAATTTTAGGAAGCTGTCCCTTGAGTATATTGTTTCGGCATACCAGAGGACAGATAGTAGGCTTATCTTGCTTGATTATGATGGGACCATGATGCCTCATGCTTCTATTGTCAAAAAGCCAAGCAGTGAAGTTATTTCAGTTCTGAACGGATTATGCAGTGACCCAAAGAATGTTGTCTTTCTGGTCAGTGGTCGGGGAAAAGATGAGTTGAGCGGATGGTTTGCACCATGTGAAAAGTTAGGGATATCTGCGGAGCATGGATATTTCACGAG GTGGAATAAAGATGCTCCATGGGAGTCGTGCATGTTGTCTACAGACTTCAATTGGAAGAAGATTGCAGAACCTGTGATGAGACTCTACATGGAGGCCACAGATGGATCCTCCATAGAACCTAAAGAAAGCGCATTAGTTTGGCATCATCAAGAGGCTGATCCAGATTTTGGTTCATGTCAAGCAAAGGAACTCCTTGATCATCTTGAGAATGTGCTTGCCAATGAACCTGTAGTTGTAAAAAGAGGCCAACATATTGTAGAAGTGAACCCTCAG GGGATAAGCAAAGGCAGGGTGGTCGAAAATCTCATGGCATCTCTGTTGAGTACGGGAAAGGCACCAGATTTTTTACTATGCATAGGTGACGATAGGTCAGACGAAGACATGTTTGAGAGCATCAGCAGTTATACAAATAATTCATCAGTTCCAGCAATTGCCGAAGTCTTTGCATGCACGGTCGGCCAAAAACCAAGCAAGGCAAAGTATTATCTCGACGATACAGTGGATGTCATGAAAATGCTTCAGGGCCTAGCCAATGCATCATCCGTGCAACCGCCCAGACCTGCGCAGCTTCGAGTCTCGTTTGAAGGTTCTCTCTAA
- the LOC135594828 gene encoding F-box/kelch-repeat protein At1g15670-like yields the protein MIPGLTDDAARECLTRVPYNAFPTLFSVCKVWRQELRDPTFHRFRKSTGIAQPVVVLVQPYCTYYNSPGLMVYRFVIFEPATGVWSSLPPCPNLTHGLPHLCRLAAVGTELVVVGGWKIDTCLTTDEVHVYDFVSGEWRRGSPLPWPLRSSFACAATHDSDKGCRTVYVAGGHDGSANPLRSALAYDVGGDSWKPLPDMARKPFNCRGVILRGKFVVLHRHCAEAFDPAAGSWGPVEELVPPGEQYPTICVAGVDGSIYRCVGREVMVQLDGGVWATVAKLPSEMRVAMNAVAWEGKLMVMGIGMRNGALVAKILDIKATTTMTTPASASASWRNVEVPPEYQWHVEVACCLVI from the coding sequence ATGATTCCAGGCCTCACCGACGACGCGGCACGCGAGTGCCTTACTCGAGTCCCCTACAATGCCTTCCCCACCCTCTTCTCAGTCTGCAAGGTCTGGCGGCAGGAGCTTCGCGACCCGACGTTCCACCGGTTCCGGAAATCCACCGGCATCGCTCAACCCGTTGTCGTCCTGGTCCAGCCTTACTGCACCTACTACAACAGTCCAGGACTCATGGTCTACCGCTTCGTCATCTTCGAACCGGCCACCGGTGTTTGGAGTTCCCTCCCCCCCTGCCCCAACCTAACCCATGGGCTCCCGCACTTATGCCGGCTCGCCGCTGTCGGTACCGAGCTCGTCGTCGTCGGTGGATGGAAAATTGACACCTGCCTCACAACCGACGAGGTTCACGTCTACGACTTCGTATCTGGAGAGTGGCGCCGCGGGTCCCCCCTCCCGTGGCCCCTGCGGTCCTCCTTCGCCTGCGCGGCGACGCACGATTCCGACAAGGGCTGCCGAACGGTGTACGTAGCCGGCGGGCATGACGGGAGCGCGAACCCGCTTCGGTCCGCGCTGGCGTACGACGTGGGAGGAGACTCGTGGAAGCCGCTGCCCGACATGGCGCGCAAGCCCTTCAATTGCCGCGGGGTGATCCTGCGCGGCAAGTTCGTCGTCCTCCACAGGCACTGCGCGGAGGCCTTCGACCCGGCCGCGGGTAGTTGGGGCCCCGTGGAGGAGTTGGTGCCTCCGGGGGAGCAATATCCGACGATATGCGTCGCGGGAGTGGACGGGAGCATTTACCGGTGCGTGGGGAGGGAAGTGATGGTACAGCTAGACGGCGGCGTGTGGGCTACGGTGGCCAAGCTGCCGAGCGAAATGCGTGTGGCGATGAACGCGGTGGCATGGGAGGGGAAGCTGATGGTGATGGGAATAGGGATGCGCAACGGCGCCCTTGTGGCGAAAATTCTCGACATAAAAGCAACTACGACGATGACGACACCGGCTTCGGCGTCGGCGTCGTGGAGGAACGTGGAGGTGCCGCCGGAGTACCAATGGCACGTGGAGGTGGCTTGTTGCTTGGTAATCTAA
- the LOC103969074 gene encoding vacuolar protein sorting-associated protein 22 homolog 1 isoform X2, whose protein sequence is MRRRPGIAGLKSAAAARDQYRLVGENVARIRADVMKEQLETFRTQLEDFARKHKNDIRKNPTFRSQFHEMCAKVGVDPLASNKGFWAELLGIGDFYYELGVQIVDICLSTRSHNGGLINLQELCSLLCQRRKVAREAVTEDDCLRAISKLKVLGSGFEVISVGKKKLVRSVPTELNKDHNEILEVAQAQGYVTIEELEKRLSWSSGRAIDALETLLKEGLAMIDDGHRDGKRRYWFPCVASIFSAPGSDGFRSL, encoded by the exons ATGAGGAGAAGACCTGGGATTGCAGGTTTAAAGAGTGCGGCTGCTGCACGG GATCAATATCGACTAGTTGGTGAAAATGTTGCCAGGATCAGGGCAGATGTCATGAAGGAACAGCTCGAAACATTTCGAACTCAGTTAGAGGATTTTGCTCGCAAGCACAAG AATGACATCCGTAAAAACCCCACATTTAGATCACAATTCCATGAGATGTGTGCCAAAGTTGGAGTTGATCCTCTGGCCTCAAACAAGGGATTTTGGGCTGAGTTGCTAGGGATTGGTGACTTCTATTATGAGCTTG GAGTTCAGATTGTAGACATATGCTTGTCAACTAGATCTCACAATGGAGGTTTAATCAACTTGCAAGAGCTCTGTAGTCTTCTTTGTCAGAGGCGTAAAGTTGCTCGGGAGGCTGTTACTGAAGATGACTGCCTCCGTGCTATAAGTAAGCTAAAG GTCCTGGGTAGCGGTTTTGAAGTTATATCAGTTGGCAAGAAAAAGCTTGTTCGTTCGGTGCCTACTGAATTGAACAAGGATCATAATGAAATTCTTGAAGTGGCTCAG GCTCAAGGCTACGTGACCATCGAAGAACTCGAGAAGAGACTTTCCTGGTCCTCTGGTCGTGCGATCGATGCTCTTGAGACTCTGTTGAAG GAAGGTCTTGCCATGATCGACGATGGTCATAGAGATGGAAAGCGTCGGTATTGGTTTCCCTGTGTGGCTTCCATTTTCTCTGCCCCAGGATCAGATGGTTTTAGATCTTTGTAG